A single Microcoleus sp. FACHB-831 DNA region contains:
- a CDS encoding ParA family protein, whose protein sequence is MSRIIALFNQSGGVAKTTLTMNLGYHLAQRHPRRVLLVDLDPQATLTTFMGLDPVELSKTVYEAVVGEEPLAIHGPIHDLNIAPSNINLSAAELELVAALMREMRLKEALAPVRDDYDFILIDCPPSLGILSMIGLVAATHVLVPIQTQFKAFQGTDLLLNTVAGLRAKANRDLAIAGFIPTMHDGRTAQETRTLNAIIEQLSPLASVYEPVPRSIAFADASEARLPLALFNRKHPAVAVLKNIALSLEKL, encoded by the coding sequence CTTGGCTACCATCTAGCCCAACGCCATCCGCGCCGCGTACTTCTGGTTGACTTAGATCCCCAAGCAACACTAACGACCTTCATGGGACTTGACCCAGTTGAGTTGTCTAAAACCGTATATGAAGCCGTCGTCGGAGAAGAACCACTGGCAATTCATGGGCCAATCCACGACTTGAACATTGCTCCCTCCAACATCAACTTAAGTGCTGCTGAACTCGAACTGGTTGCTGCTTTAATGCGAGAGATGCGCCTGAAGGAGGCTTTGGCTCCAGTTAGAGATGACTATGATTTCATATTGATCGACTGCCCCCCAAGCCTGGGAATCCTGAGTATGATTGGCTTAGTTGCTGCCACGCACGTACTTGTCCCTATCCAAACTCAATTCAAAGCATTTCAGGGTACAGATTTGTTGTTGAACACTGTTGCGGGACTTCGCGCCAAGGCTAACCGGGACTTAGCGATCGCGGGTTTCATTCCCACTATGCACGATGGCCGCACGGCTCAGGAAACACGAACATTAAACGCGATTATCGAACAACTGTCCCCCCTCGCTTCCGTCTACGAGCCAGTTCCCCGCTCGATTGCTTTTGCAGATGCAAGTGAAGCTAGATTACCGTTAGCGCTGTTCAACCGCAAGCATCCTGCCGTCGCTGTTTTGAAAAACATTGCCTTAAGTTTAGAGAAATTGTAG
- a CDS encoding ParB/RepB/Spo0J family partition protein, whose translation MSKKDQPYTSKLRGVAALLGEPEPAAAAVVVPIARIYLPQEQPRRYFDLEKLQQLVISVKELGILEPLLVRPREQGDYELVAGERRYRAAQTAGLTSVPVVVRQLTDAEALQLSLVENLQREDLNPVEETEGILQLMASQLNKSVEEATALLYRMQNEVKGKVTQNVLGSPEGEQVRAMFDSLGLMSWESFVSSRLPLLNLPEEVINALRQGRIEYTKAIALARIKDSSARQALLEEAIQENLSLTQIKQRIIAARPLQEKPQSLKILFKEASSRLQKAKFWSNPKKQRQLEKLLKQMEDLLAEE comes from the coding sequence GTGAGCAAGAAAGACCAACCTTATACAAGTAAATTGAGAGGAGTTGCGGCTTTACTGGGAGAACCCGAACCTGCGGCGGCTGCTGTTGTGGTACCGATAGCCAGGATTTATCTTCCACAAGAACAGCCACGACGCTACTTTGACCTAGAGAAATTACAGCAGCTAGTAATCTCAGTTAAGGAACTCGGCATTTTAGAGCCTCTGTTGGTACGACCGAGAGAGCAGGGGGACTATGAGTTGGTAGCAGGGGAGCGACGATACCGTGCCGCCCAAACAGCAGGACTTACCTCAGTACCTGTAGTTGTGAGGCAACTTACTGATGCTGAAGCTCTACAGCTATCGCTGGTGGAAAATCTACAGCGAGAAGACTTAAACCCCGTCGAGGAAACGGAGGGGATTCTGCAACTCATGGCAAGTCAACTCAATAAAAGTGTTGAAGAGGCAACAGCGCTGCTCTACCGAATGCAAAACGAGGTCAAAGGAAAAGTTACCCAAAACGTTTTGGGTAGCCCCGAGGGAGAGCAGGTGAGGGCGATGTTTGACTCATTAGGGCTGATGAGCTGGGAATCCTTCGTTAGCAGTCGGCTACCCTTACTCAACCTACCGGAGGAAGTTATCAACGCCCTACGCCAAGGTCGAATTGAATATACAAAAGCGATCGCGCTCGCTCGAATCAAGGATTCATCCGCAAGGCAGGCACTATTAGAAGAAGCAATTCAAGAAAATCTGTCGCTAACTCAAATTAAACAGCGAATCATCGCTGCTCGTCCGCTTCAAGAAAAACCACAGTCTCTCAAAATTCTCTTTAAAGAAGCATCTAGCCGTTTGCAAAAAGCTAAGTTTTGGAGCAATCCTAAAAAGCAAAGGCAACTCGAAAAACTTCTCAAACAAATGGAAGATCTGTTGGCAGAGGAATAG